GATGCTCACTGCCTTACCTTCAGGAAGGGGATGTAAAGCTTCAGGTAATGGCCATATATGCCGGGACAGGAGCAGACAGTACAATATATGGACTGGAACAGAGTAAATTGTTTTCAAATCTTATAAAAAATGAGAGTTTTTTCCTTTTTAATAATGAAAATTATAAAAAAATAGAATATAAAGATCGGGTAGGAGTCATTGCTTCCATTGAAAATGCATCCGCTTTTTGTGATGAAAATCAAAGTCTGGAAAAGGGTTTTGAAAATCTTGAAGCCATTATCAAAAACACTCAGAAAATTCTTTATATTGGCATTACCCATCACCTCGAAAACCGCTTCGGAGGAGGAAATAGTGCCACAGCAGGATTGAAAGAAGACGGAAAAGTTCTGATTGATTACATCGCTGACAAAAAAATTGCCATTGACCTTGCCCATACAAGTGATCAGTTGGCTTTTGATATATTCAGCTATATTGATCAGAGAAATTATTCAATCCCTATTCTGGCAAGCCACTCGAACTACAGAACAGTGTATAAAAACAACAGGAATCTTCCTGATGAACTGGCTAAAGAAGTCATTAAAAGAAAAGGACTGATTGGGCTTAATTTTATCAAGGATTATGTTGATCTTCAGCATCCGGAAAGGCTTTATGAGCATATTCAATACGGATTAGACCTTGGAGGGGAAGACAGTATTGCGTACGGTGCAGACTATTTCTACTGGAAAGACCATCCCGATACATCCCGTCATCCGTTTTTCTTTCCGGAACATTCCAATGCCTCTGTATATCCGGTAATCAATAAAGAAATTGAAGAAAGATTTTCACCTGAACTAGTAGAAAAGATAAGTCATAAAAATGCTTTGAAATTTATAGAAAGCCTTTATTGAAAATTAAACCGACTAATGTATTTGTTTTCAGATCATTACGGATTGTGTGTAAGCAGCAGAACATTGCTTTAACATCCCCAAATCTTCGATTTACCACCGCTCCGAATGAAGGAATTTCTGATTTCTTTATTTGGAGATTCGGGTAAATCGAAGATTTGTAGTTTAAAAAGGAATAAACAGTTTAATTTTTCCTTTTATATTTCACTTTCTGCTTGATAATTTCAATCACATCTACATTCTGTACCTTAGATTTTATCCACCCGTGTATATCAATATAAAATAAGGATCTTCTGTAATATTCATTTTTGGAAAACTCTTCCAGCTTTTTATCAAAACTTTCAAAAGCCTTTTGCCTTTGATCCCATACCTGATTATTCAGATTCTTAAAAAACTGAATGCTTTCAAAATGAAACTCTTCCGGCTTTTTCATCTTTCTGGCAAATTTTAAAGTAGAAGCAATAAATTCATCATAATCTTCATCATTTCCTGACTCGTATTTTGCCATTAAAATAAGGATTCTCGTATGAAACAGTAAATCTTCCTGTACGTTCCCTTTTGACTCCAGGACTCTCATAGAATATCCAATAGATTTTTCGAACATCTTGCTTCCGAAAAACATGGCGGCCATTTTAAGATAGAGAATCATAAAATGATGTTCATCAATACGTTCTCTAAGTTTTTCCATTTTCAGTTCAATCTCCGGAATCAGCTTTGTTCCTGTGAAAAATTCTCCTTTTACAAAATGAATATTCATTAGGGTATTGTAATAAGTAAGAAAAATAAGAGACTGAAGATTTTCATTCTGAGCAAAACTTTCAGCATGTACAGTTGCATTGAAATTTTCAAAATGCTCTTCCAGAATATCAATATTTCCATACAGAAAAAGAATTTTGAGCAAATAAGTATTTCCTTTAATGTACCAGACAGGGTGGCTGAAGATCATTTCCGGCTTTTTATGAAAAAGATCAACCCATTGATAGGCATATTTCAAGGTGTACTTATAGTCCTGCAGAAGCTGGTTTTTCCAGACATGAGCTTTAAAATACCAAAGCTTTTCAGTGAAATTCAGCCTGTCGAGTTTAATATTTTTGATCTGGGAGTTGAAAACCTCAAGAACTTCTTCACGGTCTGTATCATTTTTTACATATCCGTGCGTAAGCATTTCACTGTATAATTTCAGCGAAAGATTAGATAATTTGGTTGTATAACGGTTTTGCCTGCTTATTTCCTGAGACTCGCGGATAAGTTCTTCGGCGCGTCCATTAATACTTCTTGTAATGAATTGTGACTCAATTACTTTCTCGAGATCGATGATTTCTGAGGCAATGCTTTTTTCATCCAGTTCCAAAGCAGATTGTTTTGTTTTGTCTAATATTTTTAAAGCCTGTTTATAAAGCCCTTTCTGATATAGAATATTGGCGAAATCAAGCTGTTCCCGAAGCTGAATTCTATAATTCTGATGGCTCGGGTTCATACGGAGACTTACCAGAATTTGTTTATAAAGATGTGCTTTCAGATTAGACAGCTGCTGTTTTGTAGATATTTTTTTCTCTACAATAATACTTTCATCATACTCTTTCATCTTATCTACTTCCGAAAATAACAACAGGAATTTGGCATCTACGTTAATTCCGAGACGGTTAACATATAATTTAAACTGTCGTTTTTCTGAAGTAGTCAATGACTTTACCAATACAAACAAAAAATCTTTCTGCAATTCTGCCATTGTAAATTTTTAAATATTAAAATACTGATTAATAAATAGATATATCGAATTCTTCAACTGTTGGATATTGTAATTTTCAGGAAAAGCGAAAACAAAAAAATATTGCAAGCTGTAGTTTTGAACCAAAATTAAGTAAAAAACTTCATTTATGAACTCCGAAAAAATTGAAATTTTTGATACCACACTGAGAGATGGGGAACAGGTTCCGGGATGCAAACTGAATACGGGACAGAAATTGATTATTGCCGAAAGACTTGATGAACTGGGAGTTGATATCATTGAAGCAGGATTTCCTATTTCCAGTCCGGGAGATTTTGAATCTGTTTCGGAAATTTCAAAACTGGTAAGAAATGCAAAGGTTTGCGGGCTGACAAGAGCCCATAAAAAAGATATTGACACCGCAGCTGAAGCTCTGAAATATGCAAAAAAACCAAGAATACATACAGGAATAGGCACTTCTGATTCTCACATCAGATACAAATTCAACTCTACAAGGGAAGATATTTTGGAACGCGCTGCTGAGGCCGTAAGATATGCAAAAAGGTATGTGGAAGATGTAGAATTCTATGCAGAAGATGCCGGAAGAACGGATAATGAGTATCTGGCGCAGGTGTGTGAAGCTGTCATTAAAGCAGGAGCCACGGTATTGAATATTCCTGATACAACAGGATATTGTCTGCCGGAAGAGTATGGACAGAAAATAAAATACCTGAAGGAAAATGTAAAAGGAATTGAAAAAGCAGTGCTGTCCTGCCATTGCCACAATGATTTAGGACTGGCTACCGCCAATTCTATTGCAGGAGCTGCCAACGGAGCCCGCCAGATTGAATGCACGATCAACGGATTGGGTGAAAGAGCAGGAAATACAGCTTTAGAGGAAGTGGTAATGATTTTGAAGCAGCATAAAAATTTAAATCTGTATACTGATGTTAATTCCAGAATGCTTAATGAAATGAGTGTGATGGTTTCTGACCTGATGGGGATGTCTGTACAGCCCAATAAAGCAATTGTAGGTGCTAACGCTTTTGCACACAGTTCAGGAATTCATCAGGATGGTGTCATCAAAAACAGAGAAACTTATGAAATCATCGATCCTGCAGAAGTGGGAGTGAATGCCTCTTCTATCATTCTTACGGCAAGAAGCGGGCGTTCGGCATTAGCTTATAGGTTTAAGAATATCGGTTACGAAGTGACAAAGAACGAGCTCGATTATCTGTATCAGGAGTTTTTAAAAATTGCTGATCTTAAAAAAGAAATCGGAAATGATGACCTGAGTCTTATTATGGACGGTTTTAGTAGAAAAATAGGATAGGGTTGATTTAAAATCAAGATAAAGTAAAAATGAACAACAATAAAAAGACACTTTTTGATAAAGTTTGGGATGCTCACGTTGTAGAAACCATCCCGGATGGACCTCAAATTATTTATATAGACAAACACCTGATCCATGAAGTAACCAGTCCTCAGGCTTTTGCAGAGCTTGAATCCAGAAATCTCGAAATATTCAGGCCTGAGCAGATTGTGGCCACAGCAGATCATAATGTTCCCACTTTGAATCAGGAACAGCCAATCCGTGATGAGTTGTCCAGAAATCAGGTTCAGCAGCTGACTGAAAACTGCACAAAAAATAATATTGAATTGTTTGGACTGGGACATGATTATCAGGGGATTGTTCATATTATTGCTCCTGAGTTGGGCATTACCCAGCCGGGAATGAGTATTGTGTGCGGCGATAGCCATACTTCTACCCATGGAGCTTTTGGGTCTATTGCTTTCGGAATTGGAACCAGTCAGGTTGCTCAGGTATTTGCAAGCCAATGTTTGCTTCTCAACAAGCCAAAATCTATGAGAATTACTGTTAATGGGCAATTGAACGAAAATGTTCAGCCTAAAGATGTGATTCTGTATATCATTTCAAAAATCGGAACTGATGGCGGGACAGGATATTTTTGTGAATATGCCGGAAATGTATTTGAAGAAATGTCAATGGAAGGCAGAATGACTGTGTGCAATATGAGTATCGAAATGGGGGCCAGGGGAGGAATGATTGCTCCGGATGAAACAACTTTCAGATATGTAAAAGGAAGGCAGTTTGCTCCGAAAGGAGAGGAGTGGAATGAGAAAATAGCCTACTGGACTACTTTAAAAACAGATGAAGGAGCTGTCTTTGATGAAGAACTTACGTTTGAAGCATCAGATATTTATCCAATGATCACTTACGGAACGAATCCCGGAATGGGAATTTCTGTTCATGAAACAATTCCCGCTCCACAAAATGAATCTGAAGAAAAGGCATTGAAGTATATGGGATTGAAAGCAGGACAGGCTCTTTCCAGTATCAATGTTAACTATGTTTTTATTGGAAGTTGTACCAACGCCAGAATAGAGGATTTTCGTTCTGCTGCCCAATATATTAAAGGGAAGAGTAAATCTGAAGCGGTAAAAGCCCTTATTGTACCGGGTTCCCAGCAGGTAGTAAAACAGATTTATGAAGAAGGTTTGGATAAAATTTTCAATGAAGCAGGTTTCCAGATCCGCCAGCCGGGATGTTCGGCTTGTCTGGCGATGAATGATGATAAAATTCCGGAAGGTGAGTATTGTGTTTCAACTTCCAACAGAAACTTTGAAGGAAGACAGGGGCAGGGTGCAAGAACAATTCTTGCGAGTCCTTTAACCGCGGCAAAAGCAGCAATAGAAGGTAGAATCTCAGCTTTTGAAAGCTTGAACTAAACAGATTACAGAGCGCATGCAAAAATTAATTGTTATAAAATCGACTGCAGTTCCACTGCCTGCAGAAAATATAGATACGGATCAGATTATTCCGGCAAGATTTTTAAAAAGTATAAACAGAGAAGGTTTTGGTGAAAACCTGTTCAGAGATTGGAGATTTAATATCCATACAGGAGAGGCAAATCCTGATTTTGTACTCAATAATCTCAAATTCAAAGGTGAAATTCTGGTAGCCGGAAATAACTTTGGCTGTGGAAGCAGTCGTGAACATGCAGCCTGGTCTTTGACAGACTACGGTTTTAAAGTTATCGTTTCCAGTTATTTTGCTGATATTTTTAAAGGAAATGCCTTGAATAACGGACTTCTTCCTGTAAAAGTTTCTGAAGAATTTTTAAAAGAAATTCTAGAAGGAATTAATGAAAATCCGGATAATGAAATTGCTGTGGATGTCGAATTACAGTCCATCAGCTTCAAAGATACAACCGAAACCTTTGAGATTGATTCATATAAAAAAATATGCCTTTTAAACGGCTATGACGATATTGATTTTTTAATCAGCAAAAAACAGGCGATCAAAGAATTTGAACTAAAAACACACAAAACAAATGAGCGACAATTATTTTAAAATCGCAGTGCTTCCGGGAGACGGAATTGGTCCGGAGATCATTAAAGAAAGCATTAAAATATTGGATGCAATTACCGAAGTTTTCCAATGCAAGTTTCATTTTGAATACGGGCTGATAGGTGCTGAAGCTATTTTTAAAACGGGAAATCCTTTGCCTGAAGAAACACTGAAAATCTGTAAAGAATCTGATGCGGTTCTCTTTGGAGCAATTGGTGATCCTGCTTTTGATAATAATCCGGAAGCAAAAGTAAGACCCGAACAGGGATTGTTGAAGCTTAGAAAAGAATTGGGATTGTTTGCCAATATCCGTCCCTTGAAAACGTATGACTCTCTGATAGAAAAAAGCCCGCTCAAAAGAGAAATTATTGAAGGCGCTGATATTCAGATTTTCAGAGAGCTGGTAAGCGGTATTTATTTTGGAGAAAAATTTACCGATCCGGAAGGTGAATATGCGTATGACATATGCAGCTACAGCAGAGAAGACATTATTCCCATTGTTCATATGGCTTTTAAGGAAGCTCAGAAGAGAAGAAGAAAACTGACTCTTATTGATAAGGCTAATGTGCTTGATACTTCAAGGTTATGGCGAAAGATCTGCCAGGAAATTGCACCGGAATATCCTGAAGTACAGCTTGATTATATGTTTGTAGATAATGCAGCCATGCAGCTGATCCTGAATCCTAAGCAGTTTGATGTTATTGTGACTGAAAATATGTTTGGGGATATTATTTCTGATGAAGCAAGCGTTATCGGGGGGTCAATCGGATTGCTGCCTTCTGCATCTGTAGGAAATGAGAATGCTTTATTTGAGCCTATTCACGGATCGTATCCGCAGGCAAAGGGAAAGGGAATTGCCAATCCTATAGCGTCCATTTTGAGTGTTGCTATGATGCTTGATCATCTTAATTTACAGCCTGCGGCAAGTAAATTAAGACAATCCGTAGAACATGCTATTGAGAATACATATGTGACCATTGACCTTAATACGAAGCAATATTACAGCACCAGTGAAGTGGGAAGCTTTATTGCGGATCACATTAAATATTCAGAAAAGTCTTATTACAATTTTGAAAATGTGAAAATAGGCAAATCAACCATCGTATAGATGTAAAAAAAGTCCACTTAATTAGATAGTTAGAAGAAAATTGCCACCTCGTAAGAGATGGCAATTTTCGATTTTTTATGGTTCAATACACCGGAGATTATTTTTCCTTTGTATTGTCTGTTTTCCCTGATTTATTTTTGGAAGCTTTTTGAATGTCTTCTTTATCAATATCAGGTGGATTGGTCTTTTTAGATGAAGCAGGAATATTCTGGAAATCCTGATTCTGTTCTTTGTTTTCTGCCGTATTTGCAGACTCTTTCTTTTTGCTGTTTTCGTTTGAGCCCATAACTTTGAATTTTTAATGTCAAGAATATTGATAGTATCATTCAAAGTGTTTGCCAAAATGGGAAAAGTAAGCAATTATCCTCCTCGTGTTCCAGATTTAGCTGTTGAAGATTTTGGAAGTTCTTCTTTGTCAGACCCGGACTTCTGTTGAGAATCGTTTTCAGGATTCTGATTTTGCTGAATTTCTCCAGACTTATTCCCTGTATTTTCTTTAGGATTCATAGGTTTAGGTTTTTAAGTTGAAATCACTGTTCTCTTTCTTAATCAGCCACTGACCCATTAGCCACCGTTCTTTCCTGATTTATTTGTGGAAGATTTTTTAATATCTTCTTTTTCCACTTTTTTCGGTGCCGGGCTGGTTTCCGAATCTTGGTTCTGCAACGCTTCTTCCGTAGCTTTTTTGTTTTCTTTAGGATCCATGGTATGTTATTTAACTTAGAGTCCTAATATACCAATTTTCCCGGTCTTATCCTCTATCGAGTAATTTAAAGCCTTAGCTAAAACGAAAACATTGTTAAGGTTTTCCATTAACTGTTTACGGCCTTCGCTTCTCAGCTGATTCTGATCAATGGATTTAATTGCAGATTCCTTCGCTTTTTCCGTTACATTTTTAATATCCTTTTCTGAAATTCTATTAAAAAAAGAATCGTCCAGAGACTGAATCTCAACACTTGGGGTGATTCTGATATCTGCATCGGGAAGTTCAGTGATCACCAGTTTTTTGTTGATGGAATCCACTTCAATCTTCATTTTATTCAGATCATAAGATACCTGAGCATTGGTTTTGGTATAGGTAATAATACTGTTACTGGAGACCTCATTTCCAAACACTTCATAGCCCATTTTGGTCTTTTGCATGCTGGATGTATTTTGCTCCATCACCACCATTTTATTCATCCTGGAGATCTGGTTGGTCAGGATATAATAATCTGAATGCTCAGTTTTTCCACCAAGATTCAGGCATGACTTCAGACCGAAAAACAGAAGTATCATAACTCCTGCACCTGCGGCAAACGATAGAATTATTTTATTATTTCTCAAATCTATTTAAAAATTTCTTTGATGACGGATGAATCATTTTTTTTAAGAATTTCTGCTAAATCCCTTTCAATATAGCCTGTAGTAGGCATTTCTACAATTCTTCCAACCTCTTTTCCATATCTTTTCAATATGATGGTCGGAACTTTTTGTATATTATAAAGACTCTCATCTCCGGTAGGAGATTCCTTTTTACGATTTACGGCAATAATGGTTAATTTGCTGTCCGGATAGCTTACCGCTTCCAGAATCTTCATCAACCTTGGAATATCTCTGTGGCTGTCTTCACACCATGAGCCCATAAAAACAATGACATCGTAAGAGCCCAGTTTTTCTCTTTTAAGCTCTTTGATAGCTTTCTCGTCCAGAGCATATTCATCGTGTTCCTTTACATACCAGTCAGCATAAGGTGCTTTTAGGAATTGCTCTTTCAGCTGATGTCCCAAAAGCATTTTACCGTCTTTCTCAGTGTCTACCTCACGATTAACGACTACTTTCTGGGCGCTGAACTGCTGAACAGCCAAAAATAAGCTTGAAAAGGCAACAAGATTTGTAATAAATTTTTTCATATTTTATTTCTCAATAATCGATTTTAAATCAGCAGGAGAATAGTATTTGTTTTTTAATACTTTATGATCAGCCTGTCTGTATACATTAAATTTTTCACCAGACTTTTCATAAAAAGATTCTACTTCTTTTTCCTTGTAGAATTCAACTGTTTCCTTTGCCTGTTCTTCATTATCACAGGCTTTCGACATATTGGAACGCTGAACCTCATTGAATAACTCTACAAATTTACTGCCAAGTCCGAATTCAAGTACTGCACCACTCAAAACATACTGCAAATCACAAAGTGCATCAGCAATTTCTACAATATCATTATCTGCAATAGCTTGCTTCAGCTCATTTAATTCTTCCTGTAGAAGTTCTACTCTAAGGCTGCATCTTTCCGGAGAAGGAATTTGTGGGGTATCTAAAATAGGGGCTTTGAAAGTAGTATGGAATTCTGCTACTTGGTTCAGACTATCAATTTTATCCATGAAATTTTTTATTTACTACAAAGATAGAAAACGATTTGTAAATTGTGAAATGTACAGGATAAAATGTATTGACAAAGGGAGCTTGCGTCCGGTAGGGGAATTTAATCGATTGAATTAAAATCAATAGGAATTCTGTACCATGATTTTACAGGTTCTCCTTTTCTTTTTGCGGGAGTCCATTTTCCTTTTATCTTTTTCATGGCAAACTTTACACCTTCAAGAAAAGTTTCGTAATTCTCCACTTTAGGCTCAATATCTATATCGGTGATAGTTCCATCTATATCTACCGCAAAAGAAACAAGAAATCTTCCTTTTGGTTGATAGGAATCCGTATCCAGATAATCTTGTAAGCTCTTTTTCATTTCTTTTCTGAAGGCTCCCATTCCGCCAGGGAGAGGCGCAGACTGGTAGGCTTTATTGATATCATAGTCGGATTTGTAATTTTCAAAAAAGTCTTTTGGTACAAATGGAAAATTGAAATAAGCGGCAATTTTTTTTCCTTTCACTTCTGCAGGCTGCCACTTTTTTAAATTTCCAAGGGATTTTACAGCAAGATCAAAAGCACATTTGTTTTTTGCTATAATATCTTCATCACCCTACTTTTTTATTAAAGCCGGTTTTCCGTCCTCGTCAATCTTTAAATTGATAAAGTATATTTCAGTTTTTTCACATGGCTTTGAACCGCTTTTCAGAAAGTAATCCTGTATTTCTGAAAACATTTGTGCAGATCCTCCACTATAAGGAATGTTATTAAAATAAAAAGTCCACAATCTGGAAATTGTGAACTTTTAAAATTGTAAAACTTAGAGAAGTTAGGAACTTTTATTCTGTATAAATTATTCCAATTCCTGGTATTTCCAGACTCCTGAGATATTCAATACGGTTAATCCGGGTTGTTTTTCTCCGTAGCTGAACACACAGATGTATTTTGAATCGCAGGAAACACAATGGGTTCCAAAATATAAAGTTGGCAATTCATTAACGGTTAGTTCTCCGAAATGCTGCATTCTGCCGGATGTTTCAGTAACCATTCCGTTTTTTAATAGTTCATTTTTAGAGAGCACTTTATCTTCAGTGTAAATTTGAAGAATCGGGAATCCGGATGCATAAGGGGTTATTTCTATTCTATTTTCAGAACCGCAGTCACAGCAGGTGAATAGGGTTGCTGCAGAAGGAATGATCTCATCATTGCTGAAATGATTTTTGATAATAAGAGCTCTTTTGCTAATGCTTATCTTTTTTGATATTGAATACATCTGAGTTTGTTTATGGCTGAATTACCGTGCCTACTAAGTTAGGATATTTTCCGCTTGGACTTTTCTTGATGGTCACTTTTATATAACCTTCTTCTGCAAGCTTATTCCATGTTTTTTGAAAACCTGTATTAATGTCAATCGGGATTTTCCACATCGTTTGTTTTCCTTTTCCAGCCTGATTAAACCAAGGAATGATGTCTGCAGTCTGAGTTTTAAACTGCATTGCATTATTCAATACATCAATCTCATAATAGAAATCATATTTATCTTCAGTTTGATTTAAAGCTCTCTGTGTGAATGTATAAACATATCCATTGATGATAGGACTTGTAAAGCTTCCTCCCAGTGTAGGAGTGCCGGTTCCGTTATAACTGCCCACAGCTCCGCTGTATCTGTCGAATTTTTGTCCTGCCTGTAAAGCAACATCATCAACGATATTATAGCCGCCATTAGCCGGTGGCCATCCGCCATTCAAGTTATTAGCTTTGAAAAGGGTTTCAAGATCGCTCCATTTGCCTTGCTTATAGAGGTCGTATATCTGGCTTCTGAGCGTGGCATTCACGCTGTTGTTGGGGTCGTAGGTTACAGCAAGTTCATCAGCGCTTTTGTAGAATACCGTTGTAACGTCACCTGGTGGATTACTGATTTCCTCTTCTCTGTCTGAGCTACAGGCTATGGAAAAAGAAGCGATCGTTAAAATAAAGAAGTACTTAAATAAATGTTTCATATAAAAAAATTTAAAATTATTTGAAAATGAATGAGGTATTATAAAGGTATATGCTGTGAATACTCCTCTTTGAAACATTATCTTCTTTTTGGAGACCTTGTCAGGGTTATTTTTACAAAATTGGATTGATAGAGATGTTGATTACAAGTCTTACCCATAGGTTTTGTGATACTACGAAAGAAAGAAAATTAAGAGAAGCAAACAGAATATTCAACCGTAAAAAAACGATTTCGGTGCTCTTAATACCAGCTGGGTAAACGGTACAACAGAAAGGGTTCTATTGAGTGATAAAAGTAAATTAAAAATATTAAATATTAGTATTTTTATTTAAAATAAAAATTTATTAGTGAGAATTATTAGTAATAAATGGAATATGAATATGAAATTATAATAAAGTACGTGAGTGGTCTAAAGAGAAAAATATCTTCATAATTTACCAATTAGTTTTTATCAGATCAGTGCATCGAAATTGATAGGCTTTAAAAAAAAATAATAGTAAGATGCTGAAAATTATGCATAAAACAAAAAAAAACGAGGCTGTCTCACTTTGGAGACAGCCTCGTTCACATCGTTTGAATTTTAAAGGTATTAGTCCTTAATGAATCTCTTCGTTGTTTCTCCAACCTGTAGCATATAAGCGCCTTTGATAAGACTGCCTACATTTACAGATCCTCTCTGAAGTTTTCCTGAATCGATTAGTTTTCCACCCATATCGAAGATTTTATAATCTTCAGAAGTTGTATTTGAAATATACAGTACATCTCTTACAGGATTAGGATACAATTTAATGTCAGTGATCAGATCTTTTGTGTTGATCAGATCTCCTTTTCCAGAAGAAACGATATTAACGGTATAATCTTCAACCTGACCATATGTATAAGCTTCACATGATGAAGTAGGAATGGTGCTGTATTTCATCATTACTCTCATTCTTGTAGAACCTAAAACAGCTGTTGACGGAATTGTAACAGATCCTGTAACAGGAGTTGTGGTAGAGCCAGCTTTAGACCATACCAGTTCACCGCTGTCTGCAAAGCTTCCGTTTCCGTTATAATCAATATAAACTGCATAAGCCTCACTGTAAACAGTAGAAGTCCATGACGGAGTTATAGAAATTGTATATACACTTCCTGTAGTAACATTGGTAGATACTGAAGTGAAGTTTTCATAACCTGCAGTTCCTGTTGATGTATTGTTGATTGTTCCGAATTTTACATTTCCGATTCTTTCATCAGCTGTATTGGATGCAGAAGCAGTACAATACGTTACCGTTCCTCCTCCTGAAAGAGTCGTTACGCTTACGGTATTGCTTGAAACTGAAGTATTTCCTGCGGCATCTTTAGCTTTAACAGAGAAAGAATAATTGGTTGATGAAGTTAAGCCTGTTACCGTGTAAGTAGTAGAAGCTGTAGAGCCAATTAGTGAAGCTCCCTGATAAACGTCATAACCTGTAACGCCTACGTTGTCAGTAGCGCCTGACCAGGAAAGATTTGTGCTGGTAGCGGTGGTTCCTGAGGCTGCAAGGGTAGGAGCTGTAGGAGCAACTGTATCAGAAGAGCCTGAGCCTGCATTTACGGAAATGTTAGCGTTGTTTACATCAAAGAAGATGTGATTGGACCCTTTTACCATGATTCTTCCTGTAGTGGTAGTAGCATTAGGAATCGTTACGGCTTGCGAGCCGTCATTTGGGGTTCCCGCCAGCAGGGTGGTCCATGTATTTCCGCTGTCTGTTGACCAAAGGATGTCTACATTGGCAGCATTTACACCATTTGCAGTCGTTCCGGCTACATCCCAGGTGATGTTCTGTGAACTGCCTCCGGTGTAAGTAGTTGTAGAGTTTTGAGAAGTTACTGTAAATGGTCCTGCTGTTGCATTCACTGTGATCACAGCATCGTCAGAATTATTTCCGGAACCTCCGGCTCTGTTGTCACGAACTGTAAATCTGAAATTTAATGTTCTTGCTACTGAAGATAGAGCTTCAACAGTGATTTCCGAACCTGCTGTAGTAGTTGCTCCTGTTAATATAGAAGCCATTCTTGGGAAATATCTTACAGGTTGGGTGGTAGGTGCCCATGATCTGAAATTAGGTCCTGAAGCTTTTGTCGCACTGGCTGCTGAGCTGGCACCTGTTTGGGAAGAAGAAGCATTGTCCATCTGCTCCCAGATATACGTTAGAGAATCTCCGTCTGCATCAGTTCCGGATCCGGTAAGTACAAATGGGGTTCCTTTTGGGATCGTATAATCCAGGCCTGCATTAGAGGTTGGAATTGAATTCCCTGTACTTGTATTTACAGAACAGGTTTTTGCTTTAATGTTATTGGTGATTTGCTGAATGCTTATAGCATGGAAAAATGCATCAGAATGTGGCTGGACGTCCTGGCTGGTAATTCCGGCATATCCCATGATTGTTGATCCGGATCCAGGTTCCATATTAGCACCGGTTCCTTCATTATTCATGGAGAATGTATGGTTTCCACCGAACTGATGACCCATTTCATGGGCTACATAATCGATATCAAAATTGTCACCTGCA
This genomic window from Chryseobacterium sp. MEBOG06 contains:
- the leuB gene encoding 3-isopropylmalate dehydrogenase, translating into MSDNYFKIAVLPGDGIGPEIIKESIKILDAITEVFQCKFHFEYGLIGAEAIFKTGNPLPEETLKICKESDAVLFGAIGDPAFDNNPEAKVRPEQGLLKLRKELGLFANIRPLKTYDSLIEKSPLKREIIEGADIQIFRELVSGIYFGEKFTDPEGEYAYDICSYSREDIIPIVHMAFKEAQKRRRKLTLIDKANVLDTSRLWRKICQEIAPEYPEVQLDYMFVDNAAMQLILNPKQFDVIVTENMFGDIISDEASVIGGSIGLLPSASVGNENALFEPIHGSYPQAKGKGIANPIASILSVAMMLDHLNLQPAASKLRQSVEHAIENTYVTIDLNTKQYYSTSEVGSFIADHIKYSEKSYYNFENVKIGKSTIV
- a CDS encoding dipeptidase, with amino-acid sequence MNTINVDLHCDLLYYLLGSGSAVDDKEIGCSLPYLQEGDVKLQVMAIYAGTGADSTIYGLEQSKLFSNLIKNESFFLFNNENYKKIEYKDRVGVIASIENASAFCDENQSLEKGFENLEAIIKNTQKILYIGITHHLENRFGGGNSATAGLKEDGKVLIDYIADKKIAIDLAHTSDQLAFDIFSYIDQRNYSIPILASHSNYRTVYKNNRNLPDELAKEVIKRKGLIGLNFIKDYVDLQHPERLYEHIQYGLDLGGEDSIAYGADYFYWKDHPDTSRHPFFFPEHSNASVYPVINKEIEERFSPELVEKISHKNALKFIESLY
- the leuD gene encoding 3-isopropylmalate dehydratase small subunit, yielding MQKLIVIKSTAVPLPAENIDTDQIIPARFLKSINREGFGENLFRDWRFNIHTGEANPDFVLNNLKFKGEILVAGNNFGCGSSREHAAWSLTDYGFKVIVSSYFADIFKGNALNNGLLPVKVSEEFLKEILEGINENPDNEIAVDVELQSISFKDTTETFEIDSYKKICLLNGYDDIDFLISKKQAIKEFELKTHKTNERQLF
- a CDS encoding 2-isopropylmalate synthase, coding for MNSEKIEIFDTTLRDGEQVPGCKLNTGQKLIIAERLDELGVDIIEAGFPISSPGDFESVSEISKLVRNAKVCGLTRAHKKDIDTAAEALKYAKKPRIHTGIGTSDSHIRYKFNSTREDILERAAEAVRYAKRYVEDVEFYAEDAGRTDNEYLAQVCEAVIKAGATVLNIPDTTGYCLPEEYGQKIKYLKENVKGIEKAVLSCHCHNDLGLATANSIAGAANGARQIECTINGLGERAGNTALEEVVMILKQHKNLNLYTDVNSRMLNEMSVMVSDLMGMSVQPNKAIVGANAFAHSSGIHQDGVIKNRETYEIIDPAEVGVNASSIILTARSGRSALAYRFKNIGYEVTKNELDYLYQEFLKIADLKKEIGNDDLSLIMDGFSRKIG
- the leuC gene encoding 3-isopropylmalate dehydratase large subunit, yielding MNNNKKTLFDKVWDAHVVETIPDGPQIIYIDKHLIHEVTSPQAFAELESRNLEIFRPEQIVATADHNVPTLNQEQPIRDELSRNQVQQLTENCTKNNIELFGLGHDYQGIVHIIAPELGITQPGMSIVCGDSHTSTHGAFGSIAFGIGTSQVAQVFASQCLLLNKPKSMRITVNGQLNENVQPKDVILYIISKIGTDGGTGYFCEYAGNVFEEMSMEGRMTVCNMSIEMGARGGMIAPDETTFRYVKGRQFAPKGEEWNEKIAYWTTLKTDEGAVFDEELTFEASDIYPMITYGTNPGMGISVHETIPAPQNESEEKALKYMGLKAGQALSSINVNYVFIGSCTNARIEDFRSAAQYIKGKSKSEAVKALIVPGSQQVVKQIYEEGLDKIFNEAGFQIRQPGCSACLAMNDDKIPEGEYCVSTSNRNFEGRQGQGARTILASPLTAAKAAIEGRISAFESLN